The Leucobacter viscericola genome includes a window with the following:
- a CDS encoding LacI family DNA-binding transcriptional regulator, producing the protein MKRPTIYDVAERAGVSKSLVSLVLRDSPRSAPKSARRFSPRSPNSTTPRAASPRASRQPAPAVSEWSSTTSTTSGSLRRSRACVPRSPQRAHR; encoded by the coding sequence ATGAAACGACCCACCATCTACGACGTCGCCGAGCGCGCCGGCGTCTCGAAGTCGCTCGTGTCGCTTGTGCTGCGTGATTCCCCAAGGTCAGCCCCGAAAAGCGCGAGGCGGTTCTCGCCGCGGTCGCCGAACTCAACTACACCCCGAGCCGCCTCGCCGCGGGCCTCGCGGCAACCCGCACCCGCAGTGTCGGAGTGGTCATCGACGACTTCGACAACCTCTGGTTCGTTGAGGCGCTCGCGGGCCTGCGTGCCGCGCTCGCCGCAACGGGCACATCGCTGA
- the iolG gene encoding inositol 2-dehydrogenase, which yields MTQTPVRFGLIGTGRIGQVHAASIAAAPDATLAWVADPFIDGANAVAAKFGGTATASAEELISAGAKGEIDAVLIASPTPTHVDLIEASVRAGLPVLCEKPIDLAIARVDALRPLIAESGIPVALGFNRRFDPDFKSARARVAAGEIGDPEQLIIISRDPAAPPADYIKVSGGIFRDMTIHDFDMARFFVDDIVEVHATGTRAFDPGAREHGDFDTAVTTLRASSGAVVTIINSRHSAIGYDQRIEAFGGRGMLQVANAPTSLVSLSTAEAVEAKPAYGEFFLERYAEAYSAELGEFIKLVRGEASTSPTFEDGRAALILADAAQRSATEGVAVAVDLGA from the coding sequence ATGACGCAAACACCTGTCCGCTTTGGACTCATCGGAACCGGCCGCATCGGCCAGGTACACGCGGCCAGCATTGCTGCCGCACCCGACGCCACCCTCGCCTGGGTCGCGGATCCCTTTATCGACGGAGCCAACGCGGTCGCCGCAAAGTTCGGCGGCACCGCCACCGCATCGGCCGAAGAACTCATCTCGGCTGGAGCGAAAGGCGAGATCGACGCGGTGCTGATCGCGTCGCCCACCCCCACACACGTCGACCTCATCGAGGCCTCGGTGCGCGCGGGCCTGCCGGTGCTGTGCGAGAAGCCGATCGACCTCGCCATCGCCCGCGTCGACGCGCTGCGTCCACTCATCGCGGAGTCGGGGATCCCGGTCGCCCTCGGATTCAACCGCCGCTTCGATCCCGACTTCAAGAGCGCCCGCGCCCGCGTCGCCGCCGGTGAGATCGGCGATCCTGAGCAACTCATCATCATCAGCCGCGACCCGGCCGCACCCCCGGCCGACTACATCAAGGTCTCGGGCGGCATCTTCCGCGACATGACCATCCACGACTTCGACATGGCCCGCTTCTTCGTAGACGACATCGTCGAGGTGCACGCGACCGGCACCCGCGCCTTCGATCCCGGCGCTCGCGAGCACGGTGACTTCGACACGGCGGTGACCACGCTGCGCGCGTCATCAGGCGCAGTAGTCACGATCATCAACTCGCGCCACAGCGCAATCGGCTACGACCAGCGCATCGAGGCCTTCGGCGGCCGCGGCATGTTGCAGGTCGCCAACGCGCCGACCAGCCTCGTGAGCCTCTCGACCGCTGAGGCCGTCGAGGCGAAGCCCGCCTACGGCGAGTTCTTCCTGGAGCGCTACGCTGAGGCCTACTCCGCCGAGCTCGGTGAGTTCATCAAGCTCGTGCGCGGCGAGGCTTCGACCAGCCCCACCTTCGAAGACGGCCGGGCCGCACTGATCCTCGCCGATGCCGCGCAGCGCTCGGCAACCGAGGGTGTTGCCGTCGCTGTGGATCTCGGGGCCTAA
- a CDS encoding Gfo/Idh/MocA family protein, which produces MNASIGVAVIGAGMAGKAHAAAYRAASTVYSPTLPEIRLVAIGDVYAPLGEETARRFGFERHVSDWREIAAADDIDVVSVVVANSLHREIVEGLLAAGKHVLCEKPLSDTIEDARAMATAAETAVANGIVARIGFSYLRSPGIALIRQLIDDGRLGEVLHFSGRYWTDYGCQPDAPISWRYQGPAGSGALGDVGSHLSYIAEYLCGPVREVSGGRFHTSITERPKPLGQVVGHTRGNVSDETAPVTNDDYATFNASFERCVGTLEVSRVAAGHPNDLYLEVFGSKGAARWSQTNPAVVEVMLHDEQADLAGYRTVPLGPAHPHYAGGWAMDAPGIGIGQNDLFVHQARAFLEEVAGIPAAESLPRCRSFADGVHNMEFLAAVAESAALGGATVAVR; this is translated from the coding sequence GTGAACGCATCAATCGGTGTCGCCGTCATCGGCGCAGGCATGGCGGGTAAGGCGCACGCCGCCGCGTACCGCGCCGCCTCAACCGTCTACTCGCCCACGCTCCCCGAGATCCGGCTCGTTGCAATCGGCGATGTCTACGCCCCGCTCGGCGAGGAGACCGCGCGCCGCTTCGGCTTCGAACGTCACGTCAGCGACTGGCGTGAGATCGCGGCCGCCGACGACATCGACGTGGTGAGTGTCGTCGTCGCGAACTCGCTGCACCGCGAGATCGTCGAGGGACTGCTCGCCGCCGGCAAACACGTGCTCTGCGAGAAGCCACTCAGCGACACCATCGAGGATGCCCGCGCGATGGCCACCGCAGCCGAAACCGCCGTCGCAAACGGCATCGTCGCGCGCATCGGATTCAGCTATCTGCGCTCCCCCGGCATCGCGCTCATCCGCCAGCTGATCGACGACGGCCGCCTCGGCGAGGTGCTGCATTTCTCGGGCCGCTACTGGACCGACTACGGCTGCCAGCCCGACGCACCGATCAGCTGGCGCTACCAGGGGCCCGCGGGGTCCGGCGCGCTCGGCGACGTCGGCAGCCACCTCAGCTACATTGCCGAGTACCTGTGCGGGCCGGTGCGCGAAGTGTCTGGCGGGCGGTTCCACACGTCAATCACTGAAAGGCCGAAACCCCTCGGCCAGGTGGTCGGCCACACTCGCGGCAACGTCAGCGACGAGACCGCACCGGTCACCAACGACGACTACGCAACCTTCAACGCGAGCTTCGAGCGCTGCGTCGGCACCCTCGAGGTGTCGCGCGTCGCAGCCGGGCACCCGAACGATCTGTACCTTGAGGTCTTCGGATCCAAGGGCGCCGCGCGCTGGTCGCAGACCAACCCGGCGGTCGTCGAGGTGATGCTGCACGACGAGCAAGCTGACCTCGCCGGATACCGCACCGTGCCACTCGGACCCGCGCACCCGCACTACGCGGGCGGCTGGGCGATGGATGCGCCGGGCATTGGTATTGGCCAGAATGACCTGTTTGTGCACCAGGCCCGCGCTTTTCTCGAGGAGGTTGCCGGGATTCCCGCCGCGGAATCCCTGCCGCGCTGCCGCAGCTTCGCTGACGGCGTGCACAACATGGAGTTTCTCGCGGCGGTGGCCGAGTCCGCGGCCCTCGGCGGCGCGACGGTCGCGGTTCGGTAG
- a CDS encoding LacI family DNA-binding transcriptional regulator has protein sequence MVIDDFDNLWFVEALAGLRAALAATGTSLSVADTRLNAHLGLDPVEVFRSQRVDGIVLAGEASAEAAARSGVPTVVLGTRALADSGGAQDHARDPKPVALSAGDGGSNSPVEAYGLDAEADGPAVLTKSLANEDHARDPESGTPAESSHGEGTAPHLPPVFASDEAAGGRLAVQHLVGLGHREILCVTGPGASAAERERGYREAMSEFGLESRVLRAEATSEAAARVAVAGLFGSGSAPSAVFAVNDPMAVGVIGAARAAGVVCPADLSVVGYDDSPLAAYELVSLTTISGDSRELGEAAGRALVAMIEGADPPRSRSFAPRLVERASTAAVPGIG, from the coding sequence GTGGTCATCGACGACTTCGACAACCTCTGGTTCGTTGAGGCGCTCGCGGGCCTGCGTGCCGCGCTCGCCGCAACGGGCACATCGCTGAGCGTGGCCGACACCCGGTTGAACGCGCACCTCGGGCTCGACCCCGTTGAGGTCTTCCGCTCGCAGCGCGTCGACGGCATTGTGTTGGCCGGTGAAGCCTCGGCCGAGGCCGCAGCCCGCAGCGGGGTACCGACGGTCGTGCTCGGCACGCGGGCGCTCGCGGATTCGGGTGGAGCTCAGGATCACGCGCGCGATCCCAAACCCGTGGCGCTGAGCGCGGGGGATGGCGGGTCCAACTCGCCAGTCGAGGCCTATGGCTTGGACGCTGAGGCCGACGGACCCGCAGTTTTGACCAAATCTCTGGCCAATGAGGATCACGCTCGCGATCCCGAATCAGGCACCCCGGCTGAATCCTCGCACGGTGAGGGAACCGCGCCGCACTTGCCCCCGGTCTTTGCGAGCGACGAAGCCGCGGGAGGCCGCCTGGCCGTGCAGCACCTAGTCGGCCTCGGACACCGCGAGATTCTCTGCGTCACCGGACCGGGAGCGAGCGCCGCCGAGCGCGAGCGCGGATACCGCGAGGCCATGTCCGAGTTCGGCCTCGAGTCACGAGTGTTGCGTGCCGAGGCAACGAGCGAAGCGGCCGCCCGGGTCGCAGTGGCGGGGCTGTTTGGTTCGGGATCGGCGCCGAGCGCAGTGTTTGCGGTCAATGATCCGATGGCCGTCGGCGTAATCGGAGCGGCGCGTGCGGCCGGGGTCGTGTGCCCGGCGGATCTCTCTGTGGTGGGCTACGACGACTCGCCCCTGGCCGCCTACGAACTCGTGTCGTTGACCACAATCAGCGGCGATTCGCGTGAACTGGGTGAGGCCGCGGGTAGAGCGTTGGTCGCCATGATCGAAGGCGCGGATCCCCCGCGATCCCGCAGCTTTGCGCCCCGATTGGTCGAGCGCGCCTCAACGGCGGCGGTCCCCGGGATCGGATAG